A genomic segment from Bos taurus isolate L1 Dominette 01449 registration number 42190680 breed Hereford chromosome 1, ARS-UCD2.0, whole genome shotgun sequence encodes:
- the TTC14 gene encoding tetratricopeptide repeat protein 14, whose translation MDRDLLRQSLNFHGPSLLSLLRSEQQDNPHFRSLLGSVADPARGPPGQQQLPGRKERRVDNIEIQKFISKKADLLFALSWKSDAPTTAEVSEDNDDYYAVMPPLEQFMDIPTMDRRELFFRDIERGDIVIGRISSIREFGFFMVLICLGSGIMRDISHLEITALCPLRDVPSISNHGDPLSYYQTGDIIRAGIKDIDRYHEKLAVSLYSSSLPPHLSGIKLGVISSEELPLYYRKSVELNSNSLESYENIMQSSLGFVNPGVVEFLLGKLGIDESNPPSLMRGLQSKNFSEEDFASALRKKQSASWALKCVKIGVDYFKVGRHVDAMNEYNKALEIDKQNVEALVARGALYATKGSLNKAIEDFELALENCPTHRNARKYLCQTLVERGGQLEEEEKFLNAESYYKKALALDETFKDAEDALQKLHVYMQKSLELREKQAEKEEKQKTKKIETSAEKLRKLLKEEKRLKKKRRKSTSSSSVSSADESVSSSSSSSSSGHKRHKKHKRNRSESSRSSKRHSAKASSNQIDQNKKDECFPVPANTSASFLNQKQEVEKLLEKQDRLPYQKKQVKEKDKCSFSSSSVEMPDDFGGRSEDPRDFYDSYKTQAGSSRTEKPYKSERHFSSRRDSSDSFYRSSEDKVKMYGYRRFEKDTEGRKEHYRKWEPGSTRHATSPASSDYSWKSGEKYKKSTYSGSRDLSRHEQRYQLNKNQGEYEREGNYEEDIKTEIPGEGLNSKEHSEGGVKKNLPQNLLNIFNQIAAFEKEKGNKPKN comes from the exons ATGGACCGAGACCTCTTGCGGCAGTCACTAAATTTCCACGGCCCGTCTTTGCTGTCGCTGCTCCGGAGCGAACAGCAGGACAACCCGCACTTCCGGAGCCTCCTGGGGTCGGTGGCCGACCCTGCCCGGGGCCCGCCGGGCCAGCAGCAGTTACCGGGCAG aaaagagagGAGAGTTGACAACATTGAAATACAAAAATTCATTTCCAAAAAAGCGGATCTGCTTTTTGCACTTTCCTGGAAATCAGATGCACCTACAACTGCTGAAGTTAGTGAAGACAATGATG attattatgCAGTCATGCCACCGTTAGAGCAATTCATGGATATACCTACTATGGACCGGAGAGAGCTGTTTTTTCGAGATATTGAGCGTGGTGATATAGTGATTGGAAGAATTAGTTCCATTCGGGAATTTGGGTTTTTCATGGTGTTGATTTGTTTAGGCAGTGGCATTATGAGAGATATATCCCACTTAGAAATCACA GCTCTATGTCCGCTAAGAGACGTGCCTTCAATCAGTAACCATGGGGATCCTTTATCATATTACCAAACTGGTGACATCATTCGAG ctggaatcaaggatATTGACAGATACCATGAAAAGCTTGCAGTGTCTCTATATAGCTCATCTCTTCCACCACACCTATCTGGTATTAAATTAGGTGTGATTAGTTCTGAAGAACTTCCTTTGTACTACAG gaaaagCGTTGAACTAAATAGCAATTCTTTGGAATCCTATGAGAATATCATGCAGAGTTCTTTGGGATTTGTTAATCCAGGAGTAGTTGAATTCCTTTTAGGAAAACTAGGAATAGATGAATCTAATCCGCCATCTTTAATGAGAGGCCTTCAAAG caAAAATTTCTCTGAGGAGGATTTTGCTTCTGCGTTAAGAAAGAAGCAGTCTGCATCATGGGCTTTAAAATG tgtgAAGATTGGAGTTGATTATTTTAAGGTTGGACGCCATGTGGATGCTATGAATGAATACAATAAGGCTCTGGAAATAGACAAACAAAATGTGGAAGCTTTGGTAGCTCGTGGAGCATT ATATGCAACAAAAGGAAGTCTAAACAAAGCAATAGAAGATTTTGAACTTGCACTGGAAAACTGTCCAACTCACAGAAATGCAAGAAAATACCTCTGCCAGACACTTGTAGAAAGAGGAGGGCA gttagaagaagaagaaaagtttttaaatgctGAAAGTTATTATAAGAAAGCTTTGGCTTTGGatgaaactttcaaagatgcagagGATGCTTTGCAGAAGCTTCATGTATATATGCAG aaatctttggaattaagagaaaaacaagctgaaaaggaagaaaagcagaaaacaaagaaaatagaaacaagtGCAGAAAAGTTGCGTAAGctcttaaaagaggaaaaaag gctaaagaaaaaaagaagaaaatcaacttCTTCTTCGAGTGTCTCTTCTGCTGATGAATCAGTTTCTTCTTCATCATCCTCTTCATCTTCTGGTCACAAAAGGCATAAGAAACATAAGAGGAACCGCTCAGAGTCTTCTCGAAGTTCTAAAAGGCATTCAGCTAAGGCATCCTCAAATCAGATAGATCAGAATAAGAAAGATGAGTGCTTCCCAGTTCCAGCTAATACGTCAGCATCTTTTCTTAACCAAAAACAAGAAGTGGAAAAACTATTGGAAAAGCAGGATAGGTTACCATATCAAAAGAAACaggtaaaagaaaaagataaatgttcTTTCTCATCATCTTCTGTTGAAATGCCGGATGATTTTGGAGGTAGGTCTGAAGATCCAAGAGATTTTTATGATAGCTATAAAACTCAGGCAGGTAGTAGCAGAACAGAAAAGCCATATAAATCAGAAAGACATTTTTCCAGTAGAAGAGATTCCTCAGATTCTTTTTATAGGAGTTCAGAGGATAAGGTAAAAATGTATGGTTATAGAAGATTTGAAAAAGatacagaaggaagaaaagagcacTATAGAAAGTGGGAGCCAGGTTCCACGAGACATGCTACTTCACCAGCAAGCTCAGACTACTCTTGGAAGTCaggagaaaaatataagaaatccACTTATTCTGGATCACGTGATCTAAGTAGACATGAGCAAAGatatcaattaaataaaaatcaaggaGAATATGAAAGAGAGGGTAATTACGAGGAGGATATTAAAACAGAGATTCCGGGAGAGGGGCTCAATAGCAAAGAGCATTCAGAAGgtggagttaaaaaaaatttacctcAAAATTTACTCAATATATTTAATCAGATAGCtgcatttgagaaagaaaaaggaaataagccaAAAAACTAA